The sequence below is a genomic window from Rhizobium sp. NXC14.
GCTCGGTGGCGCCCTCGCCGACGATATGCACGCCGAGCAGTCGGCGGGTCTTCAGCGAGAAGATCAGCTTCAGAAGCCCGGTATCGAGGCCCATGATATGGCCGCGCGAGGTTTCGCGGAAGCGGGCAATGCCGCATTCATAGGCGATGCCGCGCTCCTTCATTTCCTCTTCGGTCAAACCGCAGGTCGAGATCTCCGGCACCGCATAGATGCCGTATGGGAAATATTTCTGCGGCTCCTTGGCGACCGCGCCGATTGCCACACGCGCGGCGATGCGGCCTTGTTCCATCGAGGTCGAGGCAAGGCTCGGAAAGCCGACCACGTCGCCGGCGGCGTAGACGTTGGCAACCGATGTCTGGAAGGTCTCGGGATTGACCTTCAGGCGGCCACGGCTGTCAGCCTCCAGTCCGATGGCCGGAAGGTTCAGCGCGTCGGTCGCTCCCATGCGTCCGGCGGCAAAGAGCACCATGTCGGTCACAAGATGACGGCCGTTGTCGAGCATCAGCTGGACCTTGCCGCTATCCAGCCGTTCGACCTTCTCGGCCTTCGTGCCCAGCAGCAGCTTCATATTGCGGTCACGCAGCTGATAGGTGAAATCCTCGACGATTTCCTTGTCGATGAAGTCGAGCATTGTCGACTTCGGATCGATCACCGTCACGGCAGTATCAAGCGCCGAGAAGATCGTCGCATATTCGATGCCAATAACGCCGGCGCCGATGACGACCATGGTCCGCGGCAGCTCTTCGATATCAAGCAGTTCGTCGCTGTCGAGCACTGTCTTGCCATCGAATGGCATGTAGTCCGGGCGGAAAGGCTTCGTGCCAACGGCAAGCAGAATGCTGGCGCCGCTCACCGTCAGCGCTTCGCCGTCATCCTTGATGACCTGCAAGGTGGTGGAATCGATAAAACTTGCCTTGCCGCGCATATGGTGGACACGGTTGCGGGCGAACTGATGCTCGAGCACTTCCACTTCATGGTTGAGGGTAATCAGCAGGCGGCGACGCAGGTCTTCCGCACTGATCTCCTGTTTGACGCGGTAGGATCGCCCATAGAAGCCGCGCTCGCGCCAGCCGGAGAGATTGAGCGCGGTCTCGCGCAGCGTCTTCGAAGGGATGGTGCCGGTATGGACGGACACGCCGCCGACGCGCTTGCCCTGTTCGATGACAAGCACTTTCTTGCCGAGTTTCGCAGCCTGGATCGCGCCGCGGCGCCCTGCGGGACCGCTACCCACCACAACGAGATCGTACTGAAACATCCTCTAGCCTCGGATTGGAAATGGAATCATTTGCGACAAAAATGTCGCTCTTCTATCGGTAGCCGGTCAATGTTACAGATTGTTTTACGGCTGCCGTTTCAGGCGGACCTGTGCTTTTCAGATCAGCTTCAGCCCTTTCAAGCTCACATGGCCGTCCTTGCCGATGATGATGTGGTCGTGGACAGTGATATCAAGTGTCTTCGCCGCGTCGATGATCACCTTCGTCATATCGATGTCAGCGCGCGACGGTTGTTCATACGCGAGTGATGTAGTCCGTGGAAATAGCGCTCACCCCGGTGACCCCGAGCAGCGCCATGTTGCTATGCAGTTCCGTCTTCAGGATATCCGCCGCCCTGAGCACGCCCGGTAGCCCCGCGACGGCTGCAGCATAAAGGAACGGCCTGCCCACGAACACGAAACAGGCGCCAAGCGCGAGGGCCTTTATGATATCCGTTCCACGCCGGATGCCGCCGTCGATCATGACGGCAATGCTGTCTCCGACACGTGCAGCAACCTCCGGGAGGACCTGAAGGGGAGATGCGGTGCCGTCGAGCTGGCGGCCGCCGTGATTGGAGATGATCACGCCATCCGCTCCGGTATCTGCAGCCCGTGCCGCGTCTTCAGGATGCATGATCCCCTTGACCACGAGCTTGCCGGACCACCGCTTGCGTATCCGCTCCAAGTGGCTCCAATTGAGATGGTCACGCTTGCCGAAATCGCGCGTGACGTTCGAGGAGATGATCGGCGCGCCTCTTGTGGCATAGGAATTCTCAAAATGCGGAATGCCGTGCCGGACGATCGTGCGCAGGAATGTGCCGGTTGTCCAGCGGGGATGCGAGACGCCCTGCCATGCCAAGCGGAGCCCGG
It includes:
- a CDS encoding alpha-hydroxy acid oxidase, whose amino-acid sequence is MTISSGNTDRSTRLCRDALCLDDFEMRARRHLPKPLFGYIAGATETNASLRHNAEAFKAYAFRPRVLRDVSGRGTETSLFGKTYAAPFGIAPMGISALMAYRGDIVLAQGADQSGIPMIISGSSLIPLEEIAAVSPQAWFQAYLPGEPDRIDALIDRVAAAGLTTLLLTVDTATLPNRENNVRAGFSTPLRPGLRLAWQGVSHPRWTTGTFLRTIVRHGIPHFENSYATRGAPIISSNVTRDFGKRDHLNWSHLERIRKRWSGKLVVKGIMHPEDAARAADTGADGVIISNHGGRQLDGTASPLQVLPEVAARVGDSIAVMIDGGIRRGTDIIKALALGACFVFVGRPFLYAAAVAGLPGVLRAADILKTELHSNMALLGVTGVSAISTDYITRV
- the sthA gene encoding Si-specific NAD(P)(+) transhydrogenase, whose translation is MFQYDLVVVGSGPAGRRGAIQAAKLGKKVLVIEQGKRVGGVSVHTGTIPSKTLRETALNLSGWRERGFYGRSYRVKQEISAEDLRRRLLITLNHEVEVLEHQFARNRVHHMRGKASFIDSTTLQVIKDDGEALTVSGASILLAVGTKPFRPDYMPFDGKTVLDSDELLDIEELPRTMVVIGAGVIGIEYATIFSALDTAVTVIDPKSTMLDFIDKEIVEDFTYQLRDRNMKLLLGTKAEKVERLDSGKVQLMLDNGRHLVTDMVLFAAGRMGATDALNLPAIGLEADSRGRLKVNPETFQTSVANVYAAGDVVGFPSLASTSMEQGRIAARVAIGAVAKEPQKYFPYGIYAVPEISTCGLTEEEMKERGIAYECGIARFRETSRGHIMGLDTGLLKLIFSLKTRRLLGVHIVGEGATELVHIGQAVLNLKGTVEYFVENTFNYPTLAEAYKIAGLDAWNRMGDIKSEL